The following are encoded together in the Euwallacea fornicatus isolate EFF26 chromosome 29, ASM4011564v1, whole genome shotgun sequence genome:
- the Asator gene encoding tau-tubulin kinase homolog Asator isoform X3 → MTSEDLLQPGHVVKERWKVVKKIGGGGFGEIYEGQDLLTKEQVALKVESARQPKQVLKMEVAVLKKLQGKEHICRFIGCGRNDRFNYVVMQLQGRNLAELRRAQPRAAFSLSTTLRLGLQILRAIESIHSVGFLHRDIKPSNFSMGRLPYNCRKVYMLDFGLARQYTTATGEVRAPRAAAGFRGTVRYASINAHKNREMGRHDDLWSLFYMLVEFVNGQLPWRKVKDKEQVGLMKEKYDHRLLLKHLPSDLKQFLDHIQSLEYADKPDYAMLITLFERCMKRRGVKESDPFDWEKPTGDSQSIGPVSQAQPPTTAPTTLPRQTTKLLTTTDNNQENIEPTDNKEVQMDARRRIEAEITAPLVTDTQTNAGRPAVDKNCNATAADQIARKRRATSHLDQPPTDRLDNEAAVASAKSSSDAPRPAPLRKSQSGAATLGRLRVATPPQGGGGSLGESPATPEQERPRRRQPSAARSSRGARDQSVTQFAVMDDENVSQQVTRGGALTLASQWKSQFDDSEETTDNEWKPESPEHCRGGGSHAGSAHHPPAPEGLGGSSQQAQAALSKISEDSRAHSHRKYVNIAGIEDYPELMGALPRAWSCPALGPLVRRTLKPPLLQQAAFDDLVFRVDVMRNVASKHQVFQPETIDAAQNGKVMSSEKPWTSLPALEIAEKQSFRDGDDNGDEGLQEVAGKLEIRVVPKLSPESSSTNRQTTQTNIRPQTLPPITTKISAAVQNGSTLHIQKNGSNEKPERRPIERTKSILKQGSKEGPAGSEMGSPRKEMVMFVDGLVERKEKDKACQSPRARVKSPPLSLGHADASVDRRENETEREIQCDATNAPSMFYLTETDRKNLGNTCDKLTNTDAKKIETESSSTETENNKPKIRLESRRKSTQGSNLNFEPIEALMRSQSLKSVPSNKSLSTLLNNRGTDSRSESSSCASNKPKSDVKEEQMEGEERQRLVERDKRVKTEERVVRCSPGLDLSTNPNVTYVTASSIPELREKRSIANGLSPGMEEQSEYFDATENPTHKDKRPELDDEDSGVDNASQILRESSTSPAMEGGRISKIPVSVNAGGQRLAKCMSWSGDLTPGLRRRRQAEKYVTDPSQLKLRFKRHSSSGLRTRGISNCLIDAPESSPESSDGPPPPPPGGDPPSESQVRCRRFKPVT, encoded by the exons ATGACGTCAGAGGATTTACTGCAGCCCGGACATGTCGTCAAAGAGCGGTGGAAG GTGGTCAAAAAAATTGGTGGTGGAGGATTCGGCGAAATTTACGAGGGCCAAGACTTGCTCACCAAAGAGCAGGTGGCCCTCAAAGTGGAGAGCGCCCGACAACCCAAGCAAGTACTGAAAATGGAGGTGGCTGTGTTGAAAAAGCTGCAAGGCAAGGAGCACATTTGCAG ATTTATAGGCTGTGGTAGGAATGATCGATTCAATTATGTGGTCATGCAACTGCAGGGCAGAAATCTGGCCGAATTGCGTAGGGCGCAGCCCCGGGCGGCATTCAGCCTCTCTACCACTCTGCGGTTGGGCCTTCAAATTCTCAGAGCTATTGAAAGTATACATTCTGTCGGATTTTTGCATCGTGATATTAAACCT aGTAATTTTTCAATGGGTAGACTGCCATATAACTGTAGGAAAGTATATATGTTAGATTTTGGGCTGGCTCGCCAATACACTACCGCCACCGGCGAAGTGAGGGCCCCTCGGGCAGCCGCTGGCTTTAGGGGCACTGTCCGTTATGCCAGCATAAATGCGCATAAAAACAGAG AAATGGGTCGGCACGACGATCTATGGTCTCTTTTCTACATGCTAGTCGAATTTGTAAACGGGCAGCTGCCCTGGCGCAAAGTTAAAGACAAGGAGCAAGTGGGGCTTATGAAGGAGAAGTACGACCACAGGTTGCTGTTGAAACATTTGCCTTCTGATCTCAAGCAATTTTTGGATCACATACAGAGTCTGGAGTACGCAGATAAGCCTGATTATGCG ATGCTAATTACGCTGTTTGAGCGTTGCATGAAGCGGCGGGGTGTTAAAGAATCTGATCCGTTTGACTGGGAAAAACCGACTGGAGATTCTCAATCCATTGGTCCTGTGTCTCAGGCGCAACCTCCAACTACAGCGCCTACTACATTGCCTAGACAGACCACTAAACTACTCACAACTACAGATAATAACCAAGAGAATATTGAGCCGACTGATAACAAAGAG GTGCAAATGGATGCGAGAAGAAGGATAGAGGCAGAAATCACCGCTCCTCTTGTCACTGATACTCAAACTAATGCTGGAAGGCCTGCAGTTGATAAAAATTGTAACGCCACTGCTGCTGATCAAATCG CGCGCAAACGTCGGGCCACTTCTCATTTGGATCAACCCCCTACTGACCGCTTGGATAACGAAGCGGCAGTCGCCTCTGCAAAATCTTCCTCTGACGCTCCTCGTCCTGCTCCCTTACGCAAGAGTCAATCAGGAGCAGCCACTTTAGGTAGACTTAGAGTAGCCACACCTCCTCAAGGGGGAGGGGGCAGTTTGGGCGAGTCTCCAGCCACACCTGAGCAGGAGCGGCCTAGGAGAAGACAACCGAGTGCAGCACGCAGTTCCAGAGGGGCGCGCGATCAAAGTGTGACCCAATTTGCTGTGATGGATGATGAGAATGTGAGCCAACAG GTGACGAGAGGTGGTGCCTTAACACTAGCTAGTCAGTGGAAGTCGCAGTTTGATGATAGTGAAGAAACGACGGACAATGAATGGAAGCCGGAGTCACCTGAACATTGTCGTGGAGGCGGTTCACATGCAGGCTCTGCCCACCATCCGCCTGCACCTGAGGGGCTAGGAGGAAGTTCCCAACAA GCTCAAGCTGCCCTTAGTAAAATAAGCGAGGATTCCCGGGCTCATAGTCATAGGAAATACGTCAATATTGCGGGAATTGAAGATTATCCAGAGTTGATGG gTGCCCTACCACGAGCTTGGTCTTGTCCCGCCCTCGGCCCCTTGGTGCGGCGCACCCTTAAGCCACCCCTCTTGCAACAAGCCGCCTTTGATGATTTGGTGTTCCGCGTGGATGTGATGCGTAACGTGGCCTCAAAACATCAAGTTTTCCAACCTGAAACAATCGATGCTGCGCAGAACGGCAAAGTAATGTCCAGCGAGAAACCTTGGACAAGTTTGCCAGCACTGGAAATAGCTGAGAAGCAGAGCTTTAGAGATGGGGATGATAATGGGGATGAAGGGTTGCAGGAG GTGGCTGGAAAACTTGAAATCCGCGTAGTGCCAAAACTATCACCCGAGTCATCGAGCACTAACCGCCAGACGACCCAAACCAACATTAGGCCTCAAACTCTCCCTCCCATAACTACAAAAATATCAGCTGCTGTTCAGAATGGTTCCACTCTTCACATACAGAAGAATGGGTCTAATGAAAAACCCGAAAGACGACCTATAGAACGAACAAAAAGCATCCTGAAACAGGGCAGCAAAGAGGGCCCCGCTGGGAGCGAAATGGGAAGCCCCAGAAAAGAAATGGTGATGTTCGTTGATGGGCTAGTGGAGAGGAAAGAAAAGGATAAG gcGTGTCAGTCTCCGAGAGCAAGAGTGAAGTCGCCACCGCTCTCGTTAGGCCATGCGGACGCCAGTGTAGACAGGAGAGAGAACGAGACAGAACGAGAGATTCAGTGCGATGCGACTAACGCCCCTTCCATGTTCTACTTAACTGAAACAGACCG aaaaaatttgGGTAACACATGCGACAAGCTAACTAATACCGATGCGAAAAAAATAGAGACCGAGAGCAGCAGCACggaaactgaaaataacaaaCCCAAAATTAGGTTAGAGAGCCGAAGAAAGTCGACGCAGG gcTCGAACCTCAACTTTGAACCTATTGAGGCGCTAATGCGCAGCCAATCTTTAAAATCCGTTCCTAGCAATAAATCCTTGTCCACCCTCTTAAACAATCGAGGCACCGACTCGCGATCTGAGAGCAGTTCCTGCGCATCTAATAAACCTAAATCA GACGTTAAAGAAGAACAAATGGAAGGAGAAGAGCGTCAGCGATTGGTGGAGCGAGATAAACGAGTAAAAACTGAGGAGCGCGTAGTGAGGTGTTCTCCTGGCCTGGACCTCAGCACTAACCCGAACGTGACGTATGTGACGGCTTCAAGCATTCCAGAATTAAG AGAAAAGCGTTCTATTGCCAACGGTTTAAGCCCGGGCATGGAAGAACAATCTGAGTACTTCGACGCGACTGAAAATCCCACCCATAAAGACAAAAGACCCGAGCTGGACGACGAGGATAGCGGCGTCGACAATGCCAGCCAGATTTTAAGAGAATCTTCG ACTAGTCCCGCAATGGAAGGTGGCAGAATATCGAAAATTCCCGTTTCGGTGAATGCCGGCGGTCAACGGCTGGCCAAGTGTATGTCATGGTCGGGCGATCTGACTCCAGGTCTTCGCAGACGTAGACAGGCAGAAAAATACGTCACTGACCCCAGTCAACTAAAACTTCGGTTCAAAAGACACTCCAGCAGCG GTCTGAGAACAAGAGGAATCTCTAACTGTCTCATAGACGCTCCGGAAAGCAGTCCCGAGTCTTCAGATGGGCCGCCGCCCCCACCACCAGGCGGCGATCCGCCCTCCGAGTCCCAGGTCAGATGCAGGCGATTCAAGCCGGTGACGTAG
- the Asator gene encoding tau-tubulin kinase homolog Asator isoform X1 — protein sequence MTVILSGQDSLKDHGNLKKKWPKNLSLENHLDSTDQNNNITMTSEDLLQPGHVVKERWKVVKKIGGGGFGEIYEGQDLLTKEQVALKVESARQPKQVLKMEVAVLKKLQGKEHICRFIGCGRNDRFNYVVMQLQGRNLAELRRAQPRAAFSLSTTLRLGLQILRAIESIHSVGFLHRDIKPSNFSMGRLPYNCRKVYMLDFGLARQYTTATGEVRAPRAAAGFRGTVRYASINAHKNREMGRHDDLWSLFYMLVEFVNGQLPWRKVKDKEQVGLMKEKYDHRLLLKHLPSDLKQFLDHIQSLEYADKPDYAMLITLFERCMKRRGVKESDPFDWEKPTGDSQSIGPVSQAQPPTTAPTTLPRQTTKLLTTTDNNQENIEPTDNKEVQMDARRRIEAEITAPLVTDTQTNAGRPAVDKNCNATAADQIARKRRATSHLDQPPTDRLDNEAAVASAKSSSDAPRPAPLRKSQSGAATLGRLRVATPPQGGGGSLGESPATPEQERPRRRQPSAARSSRGARDQSVTQFAVMDDENVSQQVTRGGALTLASQWKSQFDDSEETTDNEWKPESPEHCRGGGSHAGSAHHPPAPEGLGGSSQQAQAALSKISEDSRAHSHRKYVNIAGIEDYPELMGALPRAWSCPALGPLVRRTLKPPLLQQAAFDDLVFRVDVMRNVASKHQVFQPETIDAAQNGKVMSSEKPWTSLPALEIAEKQSFRDGDDNGDEGLQEVAGKLEIRVVPKLSPESSSTNRQTTQTNIRPQTLPPITTKISAAVQNGSTLHIQKNGSNEKPERRPIERTKSILKQGSKEGPAGSEMGSPRKEMVMFVDGLVERKEKDKACQSPRARVKSPPLSLGHADASVDRRENETEREIQCDATNAPSMFYLTETDRKNLGNTCDKLTNTDAKKIETESSSTETENNKPKIRLESRRKSTQGSNLNFEPIEALMRSQSLKSVPSNKSLSTLLNNRGTDSRSESSSCASNKPKSDVKEEQMEGEERQRLVERDKRVKTEERVVRCSPGLDLSTNPNVTYVTASSIPELREKRSIANGLSPGMEEQSEYFDATENPTHKDKRPELDDEDSGVDNASQILRESSTSPAMEGGRISKIPVSVNAGGQRLAKCMSWSGDLTPGLRRRRQAEKYVTDPSQLKLRFKRHSSSGLRTRGISNCLIDAPESSPESSDGPPPPPPGGDPPSESQVRCRRFKPVT from the exons atgacgGTTATACTGAGTGGTCAGGACAGTCTTAAGGATCATGGGaatttgaagaagaaatg GCCTAAAAATTTAAGCTTGGAGAACCATTTGGACTCCACTGATCAAAACAACAATATAACGATGACGTCAGAGGATTTACTGCAGCCCGGACATGTCGTCAAAGAGCGGTGGAAG GTGGTCAAAAAAATTGGTGGTGGAGGATTCGGCGAAATTTACGAGGGCCAAGACTTGCTCACCAAAGAGCAGGTGGCCCTCAAAGTGGAGAGCGCCCGACAACCCAAGCAAGTACTGAAAATGGAGGTGGCTGTGTTGAAAAAGCTGCAAGGCAAGGAGCACATTTGCAG ATTTATAGGCTGTGGTAGGAATGATCGATTCAATTATGTGGTCATGCAACTGCAGGGCAGAAATCTGGCCGAATTGCGTAGGGCGCAGCCCCGGGCGGCATTCAGCCTCTCTACCACTCTGCGGTTGGGCCTTCAAATTCTCAGAGCTATTGAAAGTATACATTCTGTCGGATTTTTGCATCGTGATATTAAACCT aGTAATTTTTCAATGGGTAGACTGCCATATAACTGTAGGAAAGTATATATGTTAGATTTTGGGCTGGCTCGCCAATACACTACCGCCACCGGCGAAGTGAGGGCCCCTCGGGCAGCCGCTGGCTTTAGGGGCACTGTCCGTTATGCCAGCATAAATGCGCATAAAAACAGAG AAATGGGTCGGCACGACGATCTATGGTCTCTTTTCTACATGCTAGTCGAATTTGTAAACGGGCAGCTGCCCTGGCGCAAAGTTAAAGACAAGGAGCAAGTGGGGCTTATGAAGGAGAAGTACGACCACAGGTTGCTGTTGAAACATTTGCCTTCTGATCTCAAGCAATTTTTGGATCACATACAGAGTCTGGAGTACGCAGATAAGCCTGATTATGCG ATGCTAATTACGCTGTTTGAGCGTTGCATGAAGCGGCGGGGTGTTAAAGAATCTGATCCGTTTGACTGGGAAAAACCGACTGGAGATTCTCAATCCATTGGTCCTGTGTCTCAGGCGCAACCTCCAACTACAGCGCCTACTACATTGCCTAGACAGACCACTAAACTACTCACAACTACAGATAATAACCAAGAGAATATTGAGCCGACTGATAACAAAGAG GTGCAAATGGATGCGAGAAGAAGGATAGAGGCAGAAATCACCGCTCCTCTTGTCACTGATACTCAAACTAATGCTGGAAGGCCTGCAGTTGATAAAAATTGTAACGCCACTGCTGCTGATCAAATCG CGCGCAAACGTCGGGCCACTTCTCATTTGGATCAACCCCCTACTGACCGCTTGGATAACGAAGCGGCAGTCGCCTCTGCAAAATCTTCCTCTGACGCTCCTCGTCCTGCTCCCTTACGCAAGAGTCAATCAGGAGCAGCCACTTTAGGTAGACTTAGAGTAGCCACACCTCCTCAAGGGGGAGGGGGCAGTTTGGGCGAGTCTCCAGCCACACCTGAGCAGGAGCGGCCTAGGAGAAGACAACCGAGTGCAGCACGCAGTTCCAGAGGGGCGCGCGATCAAAGTGTGACCCAATTTGCTGTGATGGATGATGAGAATGTGAGCCAACAG GTGACGAGAGGTGGTGCCTTAACACTAGCTAGTCAGTGGAAGTCGCAGTTTGATGATAGTGAAGAAACGACGGACAATGAATGGAAGCCGGAGTCACCTGAACATTGTCGTGGAGGCGGTTCACATGCAGGCTCTGCCCACCATCCGCCTGCACCTGAGGGGCTAGGAGGAAGTTCCCAACAA GCTCAAGCTGCCCTTAGTAAAATAAGCGAGGATTCCCGGGCTCATAGTCATAGGAAATACGTCAATATTGCGGGAATTGAAGATTATCCAGAGTTGATGG gTGCCCTACCACGAGCTTGGTCTTGTCCCGCCCTCGGCCCCTTGGTGCGGCGCACCCTTAAGCCACCCCTCTTGCAACAAGCCGCCTTTGATGATTTGGTGTTCCGCGTGGATGTGATGCGTAACGTGGCCTCAAAACATCAAGTTTTCCAACCTGAAACAATCGATGCTGCGCAGAACGGCAAAGTAATGTCCAGCGAGAAACCTTGGACAAGTTTGCCAGCACTGGAAATAGCTGAGAAGCAGAGCTTTAGAGATGGGGATGATAATGGGGATGAAGGGTTGCAGGAG GTGGCTGGAAAACTTGAAATCCGCGTAGTGCCAAAACTATCACCCGAGTCATCGAGCACTAACCGCCAGACGACCCAAACCAACATTAGGCCTCAAACTCTCCCTCCCATAACTACAAAAATATCAGCTGCTGTTCAGAATGGTTCCACTCTTCACATACAGAAGAATGGGTCTAATGAAAAACCCGAAAGACGACCTATAGAACGAACAAAAAGCATCCTGAAACAGGGCAGCAAAGAGGGCCCCGCTGGGAGCGAAATGGGAAGCCCCAGAAAAGAAATGGTGATGTTCGTTGATGGGCTAGTGGAGAGGAAAGAAAAGGATAAG gcGTGTCAGTCTCCGAGAGCAAGAGTGAAGTCGCCACCGCTCTCGTTAGGCCATGCGGACGCCAGTGTAGACAGGAGAGAGAACGAGACAGAACGAGAGATTCAGTGCGATGCGACTAACGCCCCTTCCATGTTCTACTTAACTGAAACAGACCG aaaaaatttgGGTAACACATGCGACAAGCTAACTAATACCGATGCGAAAAAAATAGAGACCGAGAGCAGCAGCACggaaactgaaaataacaaaCCCAAAATTAGGTTAGAGAGCCGAAGAAAGTCGACGCAGG gcTCGAACCTCAACTTTGAACCTATTGAGGCGCTAATGCGCAGCCAATCTTTAAAATCCGTTCCTAGCAATAAATCCTTGTCCACCCTCTTAAACAATCGAGGCACCGACTCGCGATCTGAGAGCAGTTCCTGCGCATCTAATAAACCTAAATCA GACGTTAAAGAAGAACAAATGGAAGGAGAAGAGCGTCAGCGATTGGTGGAGCGAGATAAACGAGTAAAAACTGAGGAGCGCGTAGTGAGGTGTTCTCCTGGCCTGGACCTCAGCACTAACCCGAACGTGACGTATGTGACGGCTTCAAGCATTCCAGAATTAAG AGAAAAGCGTTCTATTGCCAACGGTTTAAGCCCGGGCATGGAAGAACAATCTGAGTACTTCGACGCGACTGAAAATCCCACCCATAAAGACAAAAGACCCGAGCTGGACGACGAGGATAGCGGCGTCGACAATGCCAGCCAGATTTTAAGAGAATCTTCG ACTAGTCCCGCAATGGAAGGTGGCAGAATATCGAAAATTCCCGTTTCGGTGAATGCCGGCGGTCAACGGCTGGCCAAGTGTATGTCATGGTCGGGCGATCTGACTCCAGGTCTTCGCAGACGTAGACAGGCAGAAAAATACGTCACTGACCCCAGTCAACTAAAACTTCGGTTCAAAAGACACTCCAGCAGCG GTCTGAGAACAAGAGGAATCTCTAACTGTCTCATAGACGCTCCGGAAAGCAGTCCCGAGTCTTCAGATGGGCCGCCGCCCCCACCACCAGGCGGCGATCCGCCCTCCGAGTCCCAGGTCAGATGCAGGCGATTCAAGCCGGTGACGTAG
- the Asator gene encoding tau-tubulin kinase homolog Asator isoform X2, whose amino-acid sequence MTVILSGQDSLKDHGNLKKKWPKNLSLENHLDSTDQNNNITMTSEDLLQPGHVVKERWKVVKKIGGGGFGEIYEGQDLLTKEQVALKVESARQPKQVLKMEVAVLKKLQGKEHICRFIGCGRNDRFNYVVMQLQGRNLAELRRAQPRAAFSLSTTLRLGLQILRAIESIHSVGFLHRDIKPSNFSMGRLPYNCRKVYMLDFGLARQYTTATGEVRAPRAAAGFRGTVRYASINAHKNREMGRHDDLWSLFYMLVEFVNGQLPWRKVKDKEQVGLMKEKYDHRLLLKHLPSDLKQFLDHIQSLEYADKPDYAMLITLFERCMKRRGVKESDPFDWEKPTGDSQSIGPVSQAQPPTTAPTTLPRQTTKLLTTTDNNQENIEPTDNKEVQMDARRRIEAEITAPLVTDTQTNAGRPAVDKNCNATAADQIARKRRATSHLDQPPTDRLDNEAAVASAKSSSDAPRPAPLRKSQSGAATLGRLRVATPPQGGGGSLGESPATPEQERPRRRQPSAARSSRGARDQSVTQFAVMDDENVSQQVTRGGALTLASQWKSQFDDSEETTDNEWKPESPEHCRGGGSHAGSAHHPPAPEGLGGSSQQAQAALSKISEDSRAHSHRKYVNIAGIEDYPELMGALPRAWSCPALGPLVRRTLKPPLLQQAAFDDLVFRVDVMRNVASKHQVFQPETIDAAQNGKVMSSEKPWTSLPALEIAEKQSFRDGDDNGDEGLQEVAGKLEIRVVPKLSPESSSTNRQTTQTNIRPQTLPPITTKISAAVQNGSTLHIQKNGSNEKPERRPIERTKSILKQGSKEGPAGSEMGSPRKEMVMFVDGLVERKEKDKACQSPRARVKSPPLSLGHADASVDRRENETEREIQCDATNAPSMFYLTETDRKNLGNTCDKLTNTDAKKIETESSSTETENNKPKIRLESRRKSTQGSNLNFEPIEALMRSQSLKSVPSNKSLSTLLNNRGTDSRSESSSCASNKPKSDVKEEQMEGEERQRLVERDKRVKTEERVVRCSPGLDLSTNPNVTYVTASSIPELREKRSIANGLSPGMEEQSEYFDATENPTHKDKRPELDDEDSGVDNASQILRESSTSPAMEGGRISKIPVSVNAGGQRLAKCMSWSGDLTPGLRRRRQAEKYVTDPSQLKLRFKRHSSSGNLPLQVATFNPFPRIHAIFFWIYSHFR is encoded by the exons atgacgGTTATACTGAGTGGTCAGGACAGTCTTAAGGATCATGGGaatttgaagaagaaatg GCCTAAAAATTTAAGCTTGGAGAACCATTTGGACTCCACTGATCAAAACAACAATATAACGATGACGTCAGAGGATTTACTGCAGCCCGGACATGTCGTCAAAGAGCGGTGGAAG GTGGTCAAAAAAATTGGTGGTGGAGGATTCGGCGAAATTTACGAGGGCCAAGACTTGCTCACCAAAGAGCAGGTGGCCCTCAAAGTGGAGAGCGCCCGACAACCCAAGCAAGTACTGAAAATGGAGGTGGCTGTGTTGAAAAAGCTGCAAGGCAAGGAGCACATTTGCAG ATTTATAGGCTGTGGTAGGAATGATCGATTCAATTATGTGGTCATGCAACTGCAGGGCAGAAATCTGGCCGAATTGCGTAGGGCGCAGCCCCGGGCGGCATTCAGCCTCTCTACCACTCTGCGGTTGGGCCTTCAAATTCTCAGAGCTATTGAAAGTATACATTCTGTCGGATTTTTGCATCGTGATATTAAACCT aGTAATTTTTCAATGGGTAGACTGCCATATAACTGTAGGAAAGTATATATGTTAGATTTTGGGCTGGCTCGCCAATACACTACCGCCACCGGCGAAGTGAGGGCCCCTCGGGCAGCCGCTGGCTTTAGGGGCACTGTCCGTTATGCCAGCATAAATGCGCATAAAAACAGAG AAATGGGTCGGCACGACGATCTATGGTCTCTTTTCTACATGCTAGTCGAATTTGTAAACGGGCAGCTGCCCTGGCGCAAAGTTAAAGACAAGGAGCAAGTGGGGCTTATGAAGGAGAAGTACGACCACAGGTTGCTGTTGAAACATTTGCCTTCTGATCTCAAGCAATTTTTGGATCACATACAGAGTCTGGAGTACGCAGATAAGCCTGATTATGCG ATGCTAATTACGCTGTTTGAGCGTTGCATGAAGCGGCGGGGTGTTAAAGAATCTGATCCGTTTGACTGGGAAAAACCGACTGGAGATTCTCAATCCATTGGTCCTGTGTCTCAGGCGCAACCTCCAACTACAGCGCCTACTACATTGCCTAGACAGACCACTAAACTACTCACAACTACAGATAATAACCAAGAGAATATTGAGCCGACTGATAACAAAGAG GTGCAAATGGATGCGAGAAGAAGGATAGAGGCAGAAATCACCGCTCCTCTTGTCACTGATACTCAAACTAATGCTGGAAGGCCTGCAGTTGATAAAAATTGTAACGCCACTGCTGCTGATCAAATCG CGCGCAAACGTCGGGCCACTTCTCATTTGGATCAACCCCCTACTGACCGCTTGGATAACGAAGCGGCAGTCGCCTCTGCAAAATCTTCCTCTGACGCTCCTCGTCCTGCTCCCTTACGCAAGAGTCAATCAGGAGCAGCCACTTTAGGTAGACTTAGAGTAGCCACACCTCCTCAAGGGGGAGGGGGCAGTTTGGGCGAGTCTCCAGCCACACCTGAGCAGGAGCGGCCTAGGAGAAGACAACCGAGTGCAGCACGCAGTTCCAGAGGGGCGCGCGATCAAAGTGTGACCCAATTTGCTGTGATGGATGATGAGAATGTGAGCCAACAG GTGACGAGAGGTGGTGCCTTAACACTAGCTAGTCAGTGGAAGTCGCAGTTTGATGATAGTGAAGAAACGACGGACAATGAATGGAAGCCGGAGTCACCTGAACATTGTCGTGGAGGCGGTTCACATGCAGGCTCTGCCCACCATCCGCCTGCACCTGAGGGGCTAGGAGGAAGTTCCCAACAA GCTCAAGCTGCCCTTAGTAAAATAAGCGAGGATTCCCGGGCTCATAGTCATAGGAAATACGTCAATATTGCGGGAATTGAAGATTATCCAGAGTTGATGG gTGCCCTACCACGAGCTTGGTCTTGTCCCGCCCTCGGCCCCTTGGTGCGGCGCACCCTTAAGCCACCCCTCTTGCAACAAGCCGCCTTTGATGATTTGGTGTTCCGCGTGGATGTGATGCGTAACGTGGCCTCAAAACATCAAGTTTTCCAACCTGAAACAATCGATGCTGCGCAGAACGGCAAAGTAATGTCCAGCGAGAAACCTTGGACAAGTTTGCCAGCACTGGAAATAGCTGAGAAGCAGAGCTTTAGAGATGGGGATGATAATGGGGATGAAGGGTTGCAGGAG GTGGCTGGAAAACTTGAAATCCGCGTAGTGCCAAAACTATCACCCGAGTCATCGAGCACTAACCGCCAGACGACCCAAACCAACATTAGGCCTCAAACTCTCCCTCCCATAACTACAAAAATATCAGCTGCTGTTCAGAATGGTTCCACTCTTCACATACAGAAGAATGGGTCTAATGAAAAACCCGAAAGACGACCTATAGAACGAACAAAAAGCATCCTGAAACAGGGCAGCAAAGAGGGCCCCGCTGGGAGCGAAATGGGAAGCCCCAGAAAAGAAATGGTGATGTTCGTTGATGGGCTAGTGGAGAGGAAAGAAAAGGATAAG gcGTGTCAGTCTCCGAGAGCAAGAGTGAAGTCGCCACCGCTCTCGTTAGGCCATGCGGACGCCAGTGTAGACAGGAGAGAGAACGAGACAGAACGAGAGATTCAGTGCGATGCGACTAACGCCCCTTCCATGTTCTACTTAACTGAAACAGACCG aaaaaatttgGGTAACACATGCGACAAGCTAACTAATACCGATGCGAAAAAAATAGAGACCGAGAGCAGCAGCACggaaactgaaaataacaaaCCCAAAATTAGGTTAGAGAGCCGAAGAAAGTCGACGCAGG gcTCGAACCTCAACTTTGAACCTATTGAGGCGCTAATGCGCAGCCAATCTTTAAAATCCGTTCCTAGCAATAAATCCTTGTCCACCCTCTTAAACAATCGAGGCACCGACTCGCGATCTGAGAGCAGTTCCTGCGCATCTAATAAACCTAAATCA GACGTTAAAGAAGAACAAATGGAAGGAGAAGAGCGTCAGCGATTGGTGGAGCGAGATAAACGAGTAAAAACTGAGGAGCGCGTAGTGAGGTGTTCTCCTGGCCTGGACCTCAGCACTAACCCGAACGTGACGTATGTGACGGCTTCAAGCATTCCAGAATTAAG AGAAAAGCGTTCTATTGCCAACGGTTTAAGCCCGGGCATGGAAGAACAATCTGAGTACTTCGACGCGACTGAAAATCCCACCCATAAAGACAAAAGACCCGAGCTGGACGACGAGGATAGCGGCGTCGACAATGCCAGCCAGATTTTAAGAGAATCTTCG ACTAGTCCCGCAATGGAAGGTGGCAGAATATCGAAAATTCCCGTTTCGGTGAATGCCGGCGGTCAACGGCTGGCCAAGTGTATGTCATGGTCGGGCGATCTGACTCCAGGTCTTCGCAGACGTAGACAGGCAGAAAAATACGTCACTGACCCCAGTCAACTAAAACTTCGGTTCAAAAGACACTCCAGCAGCG GTAACCTCCCATTACAAGTAGCAACCTTCAACCCCTTTCCTAGAATCCACGCCATTTTCTTTTGGATTTATTCTCATTTCAGGTAA